The Thalassomonas actiniarum genome contains the following window.
GTCTCCAATCGCGGGATCCTTATTTTGGAAGTTAAAGGAGGAAGGTTGTCAGTTGAACAAGGGAGCTGGTATACGAAAGATCGTGATGACAATGTTAAACGTTTGAAGGAAAGTCCTGTTGAACAAGCTAAAAGCGCTAGGTTTGCTTTGGAAAAAATGCTTAGGGAAAAATCACTAAATATCAAGTTTGATAAAATTAATTTTGGATTTGGAGTGATGTTTCCTGATGTAAAATTAGGTGATGTTGGTATTGAATTGACAAAAGATATTGTTTTTGATGCTATCGACTGGGATCGCAAAAAACTAAGATCTTGGTTAATGAAACTATATAAATACTGGGTAGGGTGTACAGGTAAGGCCGAACATTTAACTAGTGAAGAAGTTGCCATTATTTGTAGCGCTTTGAGAACTGAATTTGATAGAGAAAAGTCATTGTTGGCTGAGGTTGGTGATAGCTGGCAACAGATGATTAGCCTTACAGAACAACAATATTTGGCTGTGGACATGATACTGGCGAATAAACAGGTTGTTGTCGAAGGTGCTGCTGGTACAGGAAAAACGTTGGTGGCAATACGGGCTTGTAAAGTTTTGGATGCACAGAAAGAGAATGTTTTATTTGTTTGCCAGAGTCCTGTATTAGCCTCGTTCGCAGGTGGCTGGTTAACGGAAACAGAGGTTCAAGTTGTTAATTTTAATAGCTTGAAACTTAAAGTTTCCAGGGGAGAAAAATTGGATTTTTCAGTACTTATTGTTGACGAGGGACAAGATATATTGGATGTGGAAAGTATCGATATATTGGATAGCTTATTTGCTGAGGGACTAAATAGTGGTCGTTGGTATGTTTTTATGGATCCGAATAACCAAAGTTCACTTTACGCGGATTACGACGCAAGTGCCTTAGAGTATCTAGAAGAGTCTAGTTTTAAAGCGCCCTTAACCCGTAACTGTCGTAATACACTCCAGATAGCGCAACATACTCTTATGTACACGGGTGGGGATATTGGAAAGTTTCCTATTCGTGCCGATGGTCTCCCCGTTATTTGGAAAAATCTTCATTTTGATTCTAGTGAAGCACAACTTGCATTGATAGAAGAACAATTAACTTCTTGGGTCGATGATGAAAGTGTATCCCTTGGAGATATTACACTACTTTCACCACTTAATTTTGAAGAAAGTGTGGTCAATAAACTTTCTAAAAGATGGCGAAGAAAGATTGTCATTATTAATGATAGTTACGGTGAAAGGTGGTTGGACACGCAATTGTCTTTTAGTTCAATAAGGGATTTCAAAGGGCTTGAAAATCGATATGTAATGTTGATTGATTTGGATGCTTTGTTAGCAAGAACACATTCT
Protein-coding sequences here:
- a CDS encoding nuclease-related domain-containing DEAD/DEAH box helicase; protein product: MKMNPIVVYKFESKAEKKLFPVFEQTDIEGATVFHSLNIPKHEKKQWAEADFVVVSNRGILILEVKGGRLSVEQGSWYTKDRDDNVKRLKESPVEQAKSARFALEKMLREKSLNIKFDKINFGFGVMFPDVKLGDVGIELTKDIVFDAIDWDRKKLRSWLMKLYKYWVGCTGKAEHLTSEEVAIICSALRTEFDREKSLLAEVGDSWQQMISLTEQQYLAVDMILANKQVVVEGAAGTGKTLVAIRACKVLDAQKENVLFVCQSPVLASFAGGWLTETEVQVVNFNSLKLKVSRGEKLDFSVLIVDEGQDILDVESIDILDSLFAEGLNSGRWYVFMDPNNQSSLYADYDASALEYLEESSFKAPLTRNCRNTLQIAQHTLMYTGGDIGKFPIRADGLPVIWKNLHFDSSEAQLALIEEQLTSWVDDESVSLGDITLLSPLNFEESVVNKLSKRWRRKIVIINDSYGERWLDTQLSFSSIRDFKGLENRYVMLIDLDALLARTHSTNQLYVAMTRANSVLWMATPMKHQAWFDERRLENEQAYVDYLHKNRNG